From the genome of Chelonia mydas isolate rCheMyd1 chromosome 2, rCheMyd1.pri.v2, whole genome shotgun sequence, one region includes:
- the RNF139 gene encoding E3 ubiquitin-protein ligase RNF139, which yields MAAPGPPQLPGLGLGPRLRTGLEVALRVPSLFLIDAIFNSYPLPGGSLCAGLLGVLLRLLGVFVSSVVLVLQQRALFKFYMISSAFLLAATSVLVNYYASLHINFYSAYYTAAFGIQFLPHKGPSLWMALSILQLTFGIGYVTLLNVQSIYSQLIILDILIPIIGLIIELPLNVRQILVFISGLILTLHTTINLVMKIKWFYYSTRYVYLLLRHMYRIYGLQLLMEDTWKRIRFPAVLRVFWLTRLTAQAVVLTYVVKMAETNTEEKFYLISWENCWELVCSLIISGCDSTLTVLGMSAVISSIAHYLGLGILAFIGSTDEDDKRLGFVAPVLFFILALQTGLSGLKPEERLVRLSRNMCLLLTAVLHFIHGMTDPVLMSLSASHVSSFRRHFPVLLVSACLFILPVLLSYILWHHYALNTWLFAVTAFCVELCLKVIVSITVYVLFMIDGYYNVLWEKLDDYVYYVRSTGNIIEFIFGVIMFGNGAYTMVFESGSKIRACMMCLHAYFNIYLQAKNGWKTFINRRTAVKKINSLPEVKGSRLHEIDDVCAICYHEFTTSARITPCNHYFHALCLRKWLYIQDTCPMCHQKVYIEEKENANISNNGFVAPNENPVEVAEEAAEAAHEINEDNDSTDSGDDDDDCVAEHQNETLNVDSDSLGD from the exons ATGGCGGCCCCTGGCCCCCCGCAGctgccggggctggggctgggcccgCGGCTCCGAACCGGGCTGGAAGTTGCGCTGCGGGTGCCCAGCCTCTTCCTCATCGACGCCATCTTCAACTCTTACCCCCTGCCGGGGGGCTCCCTGTGCGCcgggctcctgggggtgctgctgcggctgctgg GGGTCTTTGTATCCAGTGTTGTTCTGGTCTTGCAACAGCGAGCACTTTTCAAGTTTTATATGATCAGCTCAGCATTTCTGCTAGCTGCAACCTCAGTGTTGGTGAATTATTATGCTTCTTTGCACATAAACTTCTACAGTGCTTACTACACAGCAGCTTTTGGAATTCAGTTCCTCCCTCATAAAGGACCCTCACTATGGATGGCACTTTCTATACTTCAGCTTACCTTTGGGATTGGATATGTTACATTGTTAAACGTACAGTCCATATACTCCCAACTAATCATACTCGATATACTGATTCCTATAATAGGCTTGATCATTGAATTACCTTTAAATGTCAGACAgattttagtttttatttcagGCCTAATTCTGACATTACATACCACAATAAATTTAGTTATGAAAATTAAATGGTTCTATTATTCCACACGATACGTTTATCTCCTTTTAAGGCATATGTATCGCATTTATGGATTACAGTTATTGATGGAAGATACGTGGAAAAGGATTCGTTTTCCAGCTGTACTGCGTGTGTTCTGGCTAACGAGACTTACAGCACAAGCAGTTGTGTTAACTTATGTTGTCAAGATGGCAGAAACTAATACAGAAGAGAAGTTCTACTTGATTTCTTGGGAAAATTGTTGGGAACTAGTTTGCAGTCTTATAATAAGTGGGTGTGATTCTACTTTAACTGTCTTAGGCATGAGCGCTGTAATTTCTTCAATAGCCCATTATTTGGGACTGGGTATTTTGGCCTTTATTGGATCAACTGATGAAGATGACAAGAGGCTTGGTTTTGTAgcacctgttttattttttattttggctctGCAGACTGGCTTAAGTGGTCTAAAGCCAGAAGAGAGACTAGTTCGCCTAAGTCGAAACATGTGCCTTTTGTTAACTGCAGTCCTGCATTTTATCCATGGAATGACAGACCCTGTATTAATGTCTCTCAGTGCCTCCCATGTGTCATCATTTCGCAGACACTTCCCTGTACTACTTGTTTCAGCTTGCCTTTTTATTCTTCCAGTTCTGCTCAGTTATATCCTTTGGCACCACTATGCACTAAATACATGGCTTTTTGCAGTTACAGCATTCTGTGTGGAACTTTGCCTAAAAGTAATTGTTTCTATCACGGTTTATGTACTATTCATGATTGATGGTTACTATAATGTCCTATGGGAAAAGCTTGATGATTATGTCTACTATGTTCGTTCAACAGGCAATATTATTGAGTTTATATTTGGTGTGATCATGTTTGGAAATGGAGCTTATACCATGGTATTTGAATCAGGAAGTAAGATTCGGGCTTGCATGATGTGTCTACATGCTTATTTCAACATCTACTTGCAAGCAAAGAATGGCTGGAAAACTTTTATAAATCGGAGGACAGCTGTTAAGAAAATAAACTCACTTCCTGAAGTAAAAGGAAGTCGGTTACATGAAATAGATGATGTATGTGCAATCTGCTACCATGAGTTTACTACATCTGCTCGTATTACTCCATGCAATCATTACTTTCATGCACTTTGCCTTCGGAAATGGCTCTATATTCAAGACACTTGTCCAATGTGCCATCAAAAAGTATATattgaagaaaaggaaaatgcaaATATCTCTAACAATGGGTTTGTTGCACCTAATGAAAATCCTGTAGAAGTTGCAGAAGAAGCTGCTGAAGCTGCACATGAAATAAATGAAGATAATGACAGTACCGacagtggtgatgatgatgatgactgtGTGGCAGAACACCAGAATGAGACTCTTAATGTTGATTCTGACTCCCTGGGTGACTAA